The following proteins come from a genomic window of Aspergillus oryzae RIB40 DNA, chromosome 4:
- a CDS encoding zinc-dependent alcohol dehydrogenase family protein (threonine dehydrogenase and related Zn-dependent dehydrogenases), producing the protein MVPDVAPQTANPNTGSSETERDNRPMMKALVYTGPNKLEVLDRPMPVIQSPTDAILKMLHSTICGTDLHILKGDVPAIPYDRVLGHEGVGTVVSVGPAIDGLSVGDNVVIAAITACKVCASCRKGLEAHCITGGWQLGNKVDGTQAEYVRIPHATSSLYKIPEGLDLRACAAISDALPTGLECGTISAHVQPGSTVAIIGAGPVGLAVMLTARLYTPSQIVMIDLDDTRLEHAKRLGADHAVNPGKLDAMETLNTFTEGQGFDCVIEAVGIPKTFEMCQKLVAPGGSIANVGVHGHPVNLDLHKLWDRNISIKMQLLNAVSIPTLLRLYQSGHIKPSNLFTHHYPFSEVHKAYHSFQMAAQEGALKVAIDF; encoded by the exons ATGGTCCCCGATGTTGCTCCTCAAACTGCCAATCCCAATACGGGCAGCAGCGAGACTGAG CGCGACAACAGACCGATGATGAAAGCCCTTGTTTATACAGGACCAAACAAACTCGAAGTCCTGGATCGCCCAATGCCAGTCATACAATCCCCCACGGATGCGATTTTGAAGATGCTTCACAGCACAATCTGCGGTACCGACCTACACATTCTGAAAGGCGACGTGCCAGCAATTCCATACGATCGAGTCCTGGGCCATGAAGGCGTGGGCACGGTTGTATCCGTAGGACCTGCTATTGATGGGCTGTCGGTCGGGGACAATGTCGTGATTGCGGCAATCACCGCGTGCAAAGTTTGCGCATCTTGCCGAAAGGGGCTGGAGGCTCATTGTATAACTGGCGGCTGGCAACTGGGCAATAAGGTCGACGGAACGCAGGCAGAATATGTTCGCATTCCACACGCAACCTCTTCTTTGTATAAGATTCCGGAAGGCCTCGACCTTAGAGCCTGTGCTGCTATCTCGGATGCACTCCCGACGGGACTAGAATGCGGGACAATTAGCGCTCATGTTCAACCTGGGAGTACTGTTGCAATCATTGGGGCAGGACCCGTGGGTCTGGCGGTTATGCTGACTGCTAGATTATACACACCTTCTCAAATTGTCATGATTGACTTGGACGACACCAGGTTGGAACATGCGAAGAGGCTCGGTGCTGATCATGCCGTTAATCCAGGAAAGCTGGATGCGATGGAAACATTGAACACATTTACGGAAGGGCAGGGCTTTGATTGTGTTATTGAAGCCGTGGGGATCCCGAAAACCTTCGAAATGTGTCAGAAATTAGTCGCGCCAGGAGGTTCCATAGCTAATGTTGGTGTTCATGGGCATCCTGTTAATTTGGACCTCCACAAACTTTGGGATCGCAATATCA GCATTAAGATGCAGTTACTGAACGCCGTAAGCATCCCAACCCTCCTTCGACTTTATCAATCGGGCCATATAAAACCTTCTAATCTATTTACTCACC ATTATCCCTTCTCAGAAGTTCATAAGGCATATCATAGCTTTCAAATGGCGGCCCAGGAAGGTGCTTTGAAGGTTGCGATTGACTTCTGA
- a CDS encoding uncharacterized protein (predicted protein), with protein sequence MPSQAGRQPILPPKGPKHSFPTSHEPEKKLRAIIDLEIPWNTETNDNPNDLKEPLRTRIDQENLEIERVEGVGTLGNNTGLSLAKEARRRATFVTIARKRFLHLQYKRRNKKKKWVRFTEKDQDDIEAGNNTIHSADIVEDAHFYKGENARQDTYLFQMIYAIPPSAFDKVGHLRKVEYASDYIDTLEKSYEEFRKRDMTDNTTQAFVRTT encoded by the exons ATGCCTTCACAAGCTGGTCGACAGCCGATTTTGCCTCCAAAAGGACCGAAACATTCCTTTCCTACATCCCATGAACCCGAGAAGAAACTGCGTGCGATAATAGACCTGGAAATACCATGGAATACCGAGACCAATGATAATCCCAACGACTTGAAAGAACCACTTCGTACAAGGATCGACCAAGAGAACCTTGAGATAGAAAGGGTGGAGGGTGTTGGCACACTTGGAAACAACACGGGTTTATCTTTGGCAAAAGAAGCGAGAAGGCGAGCCACATTTGTGACTATTGCCAGAAAGAGGTTTCTGCATTTGCAATACAAAAGAcggaataagaagaaaaaatgggTGAGATTTACCGAGAAAGACCAGGACGACATCGAGGCAGGGAACAATACAATTCATAGTGCAGATATTGTCGAGGATGCGCACTTCTACAAAGGAGAAAACGCTCGACAGGACACTTACTTGTTCCAGATGATTTATGCGATCCCGCCCTCAGCGTTTGATAAGGTTG GCCACTTGAGAAAGGTAGAGTATGCCTCGGATTACATCGATACCCTGGAGAAATCTTATGAGGAATTCCGAAAGAGGGATATGACCGACAACACCACTCAGGCCTTTGTACGTACGACTTAG
- a CDS encoding uncharacterized protein (predicted protein), translating to MGGRWTESEGDTITLEEDTVRSIEIWLRHFHGTLDVVTLDDISVADIWHIILASDKYQFNRNDLLQWFIRWYRNATAAGIHRDNLAKKLMLPCYAFDYAHGFQDLTKRLAYEEKGHIMEINPIDNERMLRGMSRQPCSSCGIEWKRRVGKAIEVTRDYFDGLCLDCMKTTVKADEEYWYHASYRSRHDENCRITHGEPTHYFSLMARRDKRGLVAD from the exons ATGGGAGGGAGATGGACAGAGTCCGAGGGTGACACGATTACATTGGAAGAGGACACTGTGAGAAGCATCGAGATTTGGCTTCGACATTTCCACGGCACTTTGGATGTAGTGACGTTGGATGATATCTCCGTCGCCGATATATGGCATATCATACTGGCTAGTGATAAGTACCAGTTTAACCGGAATGACTTGCTCCAGTGGTTCATCCGATGGTACCGCAATGCCACAGCTGCAGGGATACACCGCGATAACCTGGCCAAGAAGTTGATGCTCCCTTGCTACGCCTTTGACTACGCACACGGCTTCCAAGACCTCACAAAGCGCCTTGCGTACGAGGAGAAGGGCCACATTATGGAGATCAACCCGATTGACAAC GAACGCATGCTGAGAGGAATGTCACGACAACCCTGTTCTAGTTGCGGTATCGAATGGAAGAGACGTGTTGGAAAGGCGATTGAGGTGACGAGGGACTATTTTGATGGGCTGTGTCTGGACTGTATGAAAACCACTGTTAAGGCCGATGAGGAGTACTGGTATCACGCTAGCTACAGAAGCCGACATGACGAGAATTGCCGCATCACTCATGGGGAGCCCACGCATTATTTTAGTCTGATGGCACGCCGTGATAAAAGGGGACTAGTTGCAGATTAG